In Oncorhynchus tshawytscha isolate Ot180627B linkage group LG08, Otsh_v2.0, whole genome shotgun sequence, the genomic window GGGCTTTCAGAGGGTGTGGCCAATCCCTCCCCATCTTCTCCTGATTTCCTCCACAGAAATCAAACATCAAAGCACATTCAAGTTTTGTTGAACAATTTTATTAATACACATTCAAACATAACTTGTGCAAATAACATTCTCCATCAACCATCATGAAAACAAGTCACTGTCACTTTGTCTCAGCTCAATCAACATGGTTGGAGTTTTAATGAGGCATTTTGTTTTCCCAACTGttacaaaaaaaatatgatgCACAGCATCTGTTCTGAACATTACAAAACAATGTGTAAGTTACAAAAAGCAGTATAGAAGTAATTTACAGATCTTCATAGATCTTCAAACTGAAAGGCTAGTCTTATTCTTAACTCCGCGAGACAGTGGCATTGCTGTACCGGTGTGTATCCATTCCTTTGTGCCATCTTtgtctgtgtctgaaatggcacacagatccctatatagtgcactacttttgtacagctctggacaacagtagtgcacaatataggtaGCAGAATGACATTTCAGATGCAGACCAGGTCCACTAAAACCAAATCTGAAATAAGAGCCTGCACACAAGACACACCCTACTGCTCACACACCACCTGTTAATAAAAGCTTGTCAATCAACAACTTTCTCCAACACAATCACAAGACTagaaacatacatactgtatgttacattCTGTACTTTAACAATGCAATAATACAACCAAACTTCACCAGCAATGCAAACAACATACACAACCACATATTGCATTGTATCTCCTTATTCAACATGTCATGTGGGATTGTATCTTCTGCCTTTAATGTAGACATGTTTCATCAACGTCAAGTAATGAGTTCTCACAGATATTTGCTATTACAGAAGATAGTTGTCCCGTGCCCAACTATCTCCACACCTCGACTTGTGTTGGATGATGCACTGTCCCATGTTCTTCAAGGCAGAAATGATTAATGTCTACTGAAATATATTCACTATCTCCATTCTATATGATTTTTAGTTCTGGTAGattgccatccatccatccatccatacatacacacacacatacatacatacacacatacatactgggTCCATGTAGTTTGATGATGGTTGCATCCTGATAACTTGGGTTAGAATGATCCACTATCCATTGCCATTTATACCTCTCCCTGCCGTGAGTAATATAGGCATTCCTTAGACTTTTTAACATTCAGCCTGGTTGAAAAATAACAATTTCCTTCTCTCACCTATCTGGTGAGCAACACAGGCACCAAAGGCAACTGCTCTGAGGTCCACCCAGCTCTTTCTGCAGGCTTAGGCTGCACCTTGAGATCTGCAAAGAAACCTTACTCTTATTCTAACTTCTGTTCTTTTCTTGTTCTCCATCCTTCTTTCTGCTCTCTCCATTCCATCTTTTGCAATCTCTCTCACATAAGAGCACCCTGATCCAGATACATCTGCTGTTCTCTACAGACCAGGGGTCAAGGATCAGGGAGGTCAGATGTGTCCACTGTGACCTTAATGAAGATGGTATCATCCTTGATGTAAGTACCGTTCTCCAGCACAGTCTGGGCCACGAACAGCGGGCAGCCCGAGGCTATGTTCATCTCTGCCGTGGGTCGTCTGAAGCTGCTGCTGTTGGGGTCTGGTTTGAAGGCATCCCCTAGATGCTTCCTGGCTGGGCCCTGGTCCATCAGCATCAGAGTCACCTTCTGCTTAAAGGGCCAGAGCAGCAGGGCATCGTACTCGCCACGCATCACCACAAAAAACAGAGACAGGTGGGTTCCTTTCCCCATGCCGTCTCCGTTCAGGTAGACCCGGGCACACATCTTGTAGCCAAAGTATCCAGTGTAGAAAGGCTGGCTGTAGAGAGACAGGGTCTTTGACGCCACGGCTTCTTGTTTCCGCCGCTTGTAGTCACGGATCTTCCAGATGAGCGTCCCATTGAAGGAGGCCGTCTCTAGGACCTGGAAGCGCAGGTCCATGTCGGCCAAGCGGATCTCGTGGACACTCAGCATGTCGTCCTGACGGGAGAGCTGTGTCTCTAAAGAACCTGCAGAGAAACAATAGAAAGCCAATGGAATAAGAGTCCTCCTGTATGTTTGTACCACTCTGTACtggtttttatatatattttttttaacccctttttctccccaattggaaTCGTGGaattcaattggtagttagtcttgtctcatcgctgcaactcgtgtacggactcgggagcggcaaaggtcgagagccgtgcgtcatccgaaacacgacccaaccaagccgtaCTACTTCTTGACataatgcccacttaacccggaagccagccgcaccaatgtgtcggaggaaacactgtacacctggcaactttgtcagtgtgcactgcgcctggcccgccacaggagtcgctagtgcgcgatgggacaaggacatccctgccggtcaaaccctcccctaacccggacaacactgggccaattgtgcaccgccccatgagTCTCCTATTCGCAGccagctgtgacagagcctggactcgaacccagaatctctagtggcacagctagcactgcgatgcttGGGAGGCCCTAAAGCACTGTTTTTTTCCAATCACTGCTTTGCTCATAATGTAGCTTCAGACTTTGAACATATCAAAATCGGTCCAATATCACACTACACTCATTCTGAGCAACTCCTAAAAGAGTTACACAGGTTTTAGCGACAGTGAAGTAGCAAAGAATAACAGAATTCCCAAGACAAgtgttgagagagacagagacactgagggagagactagagagcgagacagagagagagagcgagacaaaggaagacagagagagagcgagacagaaacagaaagagtgagagagcattcagggtaactcacctagtgtgtgtgtggctgggatGGCCCcgccccttcctccctctagcgTTGCAACCCTGGAACGAATGCTCTCCACGGTGCCTCGTAGTGTTTCCACCTCCTCTCGGATGGTCCTCAGAGACCTCAGCTCCAGCTCCATCTCCAAAAGCTTCTCAGAGTGGGAACTCATCAAGTTCTACATGGAGAAAATgtccacaaacacatacatacagttaCACACACTTCATGTAGCCTAgggggtaggtagcctagcggttaagagcattgggccagtaagctGAAAGAGCGTTGGGCCGACTagctgaaaaatctgtcgataaccctaattgctcctgtaagtcactctggatgagaacgtctgctaaatgacttcgAATGTAAGTTCCATACATGACAGGACTTTACCTCCAACTGAGAAATCAGTAAATGGGACTGTGGGACAAGACAAGTATTATTATGTATGTCAAAGACTAGTATTACATCTTTAGAGAGGTTTTATAAtgacagtgtacaaaacataaacacatgttctttccatgacagaatgaccaggtgaatccaggtgaacattttgatcccttattgatgtcacttgttaagtccacttcaatcagtgtagatgaaggggaggaaacaggttaaagaaggactcACCTGGTCACagttaagacatggattgtgcatgtgtgccattcagaggttgaatggggagAAGAAAAGATTGAAgtgactttgaacggggtatggtggtaAGTGCCAGACGCACCGGTTTGACTGTATtgagaactgcaacgctgctgagtatttcacattcaacagtttcctgtgtgtatcaagaagggtcaaccacccaaaggacatccagccaacttgacaactgtgggaagcattggagtcaacatgggtcagcatccctgtggaacgctttcgacaccttgtagagtccataccccgacaaattgaggctgttctgatggccaaaagggggtgcaactcacatgttttgtacactcagtgtacttcGACCTTTTCATTTACCTGCATGGTAGTGAGCTTCTGCTCCAGCTGTCTGTtattctccctcatctcctcgtACTGAGACTCTGTTTCAGACAGACGGCTGCTTAGGCCTGGCAGAACCTTGTACCGCTCCAGAAGCTCTCCTTTAACATCCTCCATCTAGATGGGTGGGAAAGATTCTGTCTTAATACTGCTTTCATTACCCTGAACTACGTAACCATTCAGCCCTGTGATTAGTTGGTTGTTAACAAGTTAGTTGTGGTTGAATATTCAGTTTAATTTCTCCCAATGTATTATTTTTGGGTACTTGTCAAAATACATTTGGTTAGAATGTATGTGTTATTTGTAACATGTAAGAGCACATACTCAAATTTGTGATTAGATCATGAGTCAAAACAAGTATGACAGGTAATGCAGATAGATACAAGGCAACATATTTATACACTGTATGCCTTGCATATGGAATGAAATAGAAGTTGGTCATGATGCTGGTGAATTTTCATTATGTTGACTTTATACATTTTTCCTTTAATGGTACACAGGACAAATTGTTCTAAAGAACAAAGTAGAGTTGATTACCTTGGCCTCCAGCGTAGTGTTCCTGGTTGCCATCAGCCGCAGGTGTTCAGAGGCAAAGCTTGATTCATGATCCCTCATGTCTTGGTTGAGACCCTACAGAGGAATATCAGGGAAAATATCATATCAGTAACATACCAGCTTAAAACTACTGTATGTTCTCTTAAATGCATTGTAGTTCAGTGGGACAATAGCCAGACAACAGAGTAGAAGAGACATCATGAGGAGTTCATAGTGGCCATAATCTTACAACTTATATTaagcatattattattaatagcaCTTTTAACAATCATAGTAACATGAAGACTGACCTTGAAATTGCATCCAAAGCGGATAAAGGAGCAGGTGACATGAGCCTTGGGGCACACATGCTGATGACTTGTCAGCTAAGAGTAGAAACACATTTAGGTTCAATCATGTCCTTCTATACCAAGCATTTGCATTACAATGTGGTCTCATTTAAATGGGCAACCGTATCACAGCATCAATAACTATGTTactccattttttaaatttttacctttatttaaccaggcaagtcagttaagaacaaattcttattttcaatgacggcctaggaacagtgggttaactgcctgttcaggggcagaacgacagatttgtaccttgtcagctcgggggtttgaactcgcaaccttccggttactagtcacacgctctaaccactaggctaccctgccgccatctGATGGTAAGAGAAAAGATGCCCATACTGCCTTGCATGAATACATTTTATACGACAAACATTAAAATACACTCCTTACCTCGCTCCGTAAGATGGAGGGAAAAGTACAATGATTGGGGCAGGCCACCGGAAATGAAGGACAAACGGTTTCTTTGTGTTTCTGAaaaatgtaaataagaataagaaataaaagtaacaaataattaaagagtagcagtaaaataacaataccgaGACTAtacacaggtggtaccggtacagagtccatgtgcgggggcaccggttagtcgaggtaatatgtacatgtagttaaaattattaaagtgactatgcatggataataaacagagagtaacagcagtgtaaagggggggcaatgcaaatagtctgggtagccatttgattagatgttcaggagtcttatggcttgggagaaaaagttgtttagaagcctcttggaccgagacttggtgctccgatactgcttgccatgcggtagcagatattcagtgttgttgtagtcaGTGCTTAAAAGGCAATTCCACAACTTTTTAACTTAATTTctttatctccagcacaataccagtgtctacatatgtgaaaacttAACATTTCTACgttttgtataaaaaaatataaagtaAAAAAGACCCGATGACGTCATCAAaagtttaaacattttaaaaacagtcATTTTCAAACACTGGGTGTTTCTCAAATAGCATAATTATGAAGTTAAACGTTTGCTGTGTGCATATCTTATTCCGTCTATTGTTGCCtttgtcctggctggaagaaggttcagtgaatggggaggtgcagcgtgaggcaatacagtagggggagtgcaaGTGCTTctgaaatgtaatgttttatgcgTTCTCCACACTCTCATCTTCACAAGAACGTACTCAAGAGAACGTTGTGGGAGAATGCACTCGGCACTTGGGAGTGTggagcacggtagtatgcatattgagaaacaccctaTGAGATTTGCGGTGACACACCGGTATGGTGCTGGAGAAAATGAATATATGGTTGAAAAGTGTCGGAATTGCCCTTTAAGGTGGACTAAAATATGTGCCAGTACTAATTTTGGGTGCCGGTcacaatattctataagaggtacAGGTTCGGTGAGCACCGGCCCAACTCAAGTAGTTATTCTAGTTACCTGTAATTCAGTCATGGCCATCTTGTGCATGCAGAATTCACAGGTGGTCTCTCTGTGTTTACATTTCCAACTCAAGTGCTCAGGAATGTCTTTGCGCATCATCTTCTCTTTGCACTTTCCTAAAGGGCATGGCACCTCAAAATACGGACACACATTCAAATGATCCTGGGAAAAAAGGAGGAAAAGGAATCAAAAGGATTTGGTGTAAAGAAAATGTAGCCTATTATGAAGTGCTATAAATAAGATCGCATTTGGGTTGTAGTCATTACAGTTTCAACAGGAAACGTTCAACCAATGTGACTGAAATCAACGAGAATTGTAGATAAACACTTTTCTAGAGTTTGAATAATGACTGTGCGTGACAATGGGAATTTTTCCATTTCCCTGAGTCAGTCAGATACTTACCATGACCTGATGTAGACTCATCTGctccttacagccattcttctcACTCCTGCAGTACACTCTCAAAGCCATGATCTCTCTATGGCAGCACACATCACGGAAGATCTGACAGAAAACACAACGGCTACTGTGAGGAGACACGCTGTGATTATGTACGAGGCCATTTAGAAAGGGCATAGGGCTGTTTAGCATGGGTATCATAAGGATGATGACAGTGATGCAAATCATTCACATAGTCTTACCTTGTCTTTGAACAGAGGCTCCATATCGGCTGGACATACTGGATTTGGTTTGCTGTAAAGACGACAAGACATTTAGGTACATTAATACGATGATGATTAACGCGGAGTGAGAAATCTATCATTAtacactgggtggttcgagccctgaatgctgcttggctgacagccgtggtatatcagggtatgacaaaacatttatttttactgttctagttaagttggtaaccagtttataataaagaacagcccttagccgtggtatattagccatatatcaCACCCCCTTGGGGCTCAATGCTTAATTAACTAATGTCCAATCAAATCCTCCTTTTAGCAACATGTGGCAAATTACATCATTATTTCTCAATCATAATCATCACACGATCACTAAACAATTATGACAACCCCCATTACCAGAAGACAGCTGACATATCAAACACACTGACAAGAAGACATTTGTCATTTCTCAACTATCATTTCCTCAAAAAAAAACATGCCCCTTCACTCTCACACTCATCATGAAACTGAAATCTCTTGTCCTCAGGCCTCACCTTAGCTGCTCGGAGATGCAGGTTTCACAGAAGCGGTGTCCACACTCTGTCTGCCTGGGGTTGCAGAGCACTAGCCTGCAGGCCTCACAGCAGTATTTGGGCTCTGGGGTGGCTATGAAGTGGTCCCAGAAGCCCCCGTGCTGGGGTAAGAAGCCTGCCTCGGGGTCGCTGGGCCAGGGACgctgggccagagagagagcagccagggagggagagcgatgCTGGAGGGGGATCTGCAGCTCCCGCACGTCCGCATTCCGCCCTGCTGACATGACCTGGCGAGGGcacggacacggacacacacacacacacacacacacagaaagacaggagggaagagaTGTTTAATAAAAATGCACCCGACAGTTACAACATACAGGACAAACACGCATTTCATAAAAAAGGAGTATACAATCGTCTTATGTTACATGGTCTTGGAGTGGGACAATGGTGTTTGAgctgaggatgtgtgtgtgagtgtgttaatgCTGAGCATTCATTGCCACATCAACAGCCCTGAAACCTTGGGAAACCCCTTCATAACAGACATAGTTAACTGGGGCTAATGTTATCTCTGCTCTGACTAGGGGGGGGGTGCGGTGCACAAGCAGGAAGGCCCGGCTTGGGACTGGAATAGAGCATATCCAAAAGTAGATGGAGTAGAGCTGGGAGGATAAAGTGAAAGTTATCAACACCAACCATACAGATCACTTACCACAGGCATTTTGCTGAGATCGTTTACtacgataagtagcctatactacaTAAATGTGAAGTTGAAATTAAATAAGTTTactaatatgggtgattgttaaaAGGACTGTTGATGGCTACAATCAAACTATAGTAGAAGTAGTAGCTCAAAAGGATCAAAAGCAACTGCGGTGGTGCACATTGTTATAAACGTATCATCCTATGTATTTATTGTTATTgcatcaattcaggcaatttatcgCAATACGGCTTTTGTCCATATGGCCCTGCTCTAATGGAGGACAGGACAGCTTAATCTAAACTGACACAAGCCTTTATTATAGAGTTGCCAACACATTATTCATTTTCCGAGGGCAAGCAACAGGAGGGCAAGCAATCTAGGCTTGAACATCCAACCCAAATCACAGCATACACCATCCTAAAAGACAGCATCATCCACTGAACATCCAACCTCAAACTGATCAAAACATATGTAAGGTTCTACTAAATATTTAGCTGGTCTTCCATCATtgtccttttgccttttggtaggccgtcattgtcaataagaatttgttcttaactgacttgcttttagctaaataaaggctaaataaaaaaataaaatcaaaataaatgtggAACATTCTTCCAACAAGTATGTGGAACATTCTtccaacagtgccttcagaaagtattcagacccttttttaacattttttgttATGATACAGGCTAAAATGGATTAATTACATTAttttcctcatccatctacacacaataccccataatgacaaagcgaaaacagtttttttgacaTTTGTGCAAATGTACTAAAAATAacaaacagaaacaccttattcatataagtattcagaccctttgttataagaatcaaaattgagttcaggtgcattctgtttccaatgatcatccttgagatgtttctacaacttaattggagtcctcctgtggtaaattcaatggaatggacatgatttggaaaggcacacacctgtctatataaggtctcacagttgacagtgcatgtcagagcaaaaaccaagacatgaggtcgaaggaattgtccgtagagctcagagacaggattgtgtagaggcacagatctggggaagggtaccaaaacatttctgtagcattgaaggtccccaagaacacagtggcctccatcattcttaaatggaagaagtttggaaccaccaagactcttcctagagctggccgcccggtcaaactgagaaatcgggggagaagggccttggtcaaggaggtgaccaagaaccggatggtcactgtgacagagctccatagtttctctgtggagatgagagaaccttccagaaggacaaccatctttgcagcactccaccacccagcctttatggtagtggccagacagaagccactcctcgttaaaaaggcacatgacagcccactaggagtttgccaaaaggcatctaaagactctcagaccatgacaaacaaggttctctggtctgatgaaaccaagatttcactctttggcctgaatgccaagggtcatttcaggaggaaacctggcaccatccctacagagaagcatggtggtggcagtgtcatgctgtgggtatgtttttcagcaacaggtactgggagactagtcaggatggagggaaatatgaacggagctACGTACggagagatccttcatgaaaacctgctccagagcactcagaacctcacactggggcgaaggttcatcttccaacaggacaacgaccctaagtacacagccaagacaacacaggagtggcttcgggacaagtgtccgaatgtccttgagtggcccagcgagAACACggaattgaacccgatcgaacatctctagaaaAACCTGAaacctgtgcagcgacgctccgcatccaacctgacagagcttgagaggatctgcagggaagaatgggggaaacgccccaaatacaggtgtgccaagtttgtagcatcatacccaagaagacaaggctgtaatctctgccaaagaagcctcaacaaagtactgagtaaatggtctgaatacttaagtaagtgtgatatttccgtttgtatacataaaaaaaaaatgttcaacctgtctttgctttgtcattatggggtattgtgtgtagattgataagggggggaaactatttcatccattttagaatatggctgtaacaacatgtggaaaaagtaaaggggtctgaacacattctgaatgcactgtatgtggaaCATTCTTCCATCATGCATGTGTATTGTTCAAAGGAAGAATTCCATGAAACTATAGATGAACACGGACCAAATGACTGAACCTTCAGCTCTACATCCTGTCTCACAAGGTTCAACTGGCTCATTCATACAAATTAAACAATTCAGATTCACACTAGTTAGGATATCAAGACTGGCCACTTCTACAGGTTTGCCTTCAATTTTCCCTCAACGTTGAAAGTACATCAGCCCAtcatcactggatgagcaagtgGGTTAAGCCTAGGCTATTGGCTGACCAGTTCCTGTGGTTCTCAGGGGACTTCCTGGGATAGTGAAGGGGCTTTTCCACATGCTGCTTCACCGCTGTCTAtcatcactgactgactgactgcacaaacacacacacacaggtgtaggCCTACACAAACCCTAGACCCAGCTGAATCGAAGCTGCCAGCAAAAGTTTGAAATGTAGATTGGCTAGGCTATATATCTAATCCAAAGCATATTGTACAGTTGAGATCgtcttgggtacatttgggccgGGAATGAGATTAATCAGGTCTCTCTTCCTCTACGGGAAATCAGTTTGATGAAACGCAGAGCATTATGTATAAAAGGGTATTTCCCCTGTTAAATACACTCACTGATTTACATGGAGAATGAACAAGATCTTTTGAGAAATAGGCCCAATATTCTCATCTTAAAACCTGGTCATATGCTTGATGTTGACAGGTCAAATTGTATGTAAGAATGACTGGATGGAGAAAAGTAGAGGGAAATTTGTTACATGTTATAGCTTCTCAAGTGCGatcatcttcaaatcaaatcaaatgtaattagtcacatgcgctgaatacaacaggtgtagaccttacagtgaaatgcttacttacaggcccttaaccaacaatgcagtttaaaaaatatggataattaaagagcagcagtaaaataacaatagcgagactacatacagggggtaccgatacagagtcaatgtgtgggggcacaaatcaatcgaggtaatatgtacatgtaggtagagtatttaaagtgactatgagtatgcatagatgacaacaataGAGAGTAGGagcggtgtaaaaggggggggggcaatgcaaatagtctgggtagccatttgattaggtgttcaggagtcttatgccttgggggtagaagctgtttagaagccttatATGGCCATGCAATGCACCAGCTATCTATTCTACACAGACATTATTGGTGCAGAGGTCAGTTTCTCCACTCCAATCATACAGATGTAACCAAGTCTTGAATGCTGCTAGAGTATCATGacatcacaaaaaaaaaatgtaacatgtaGGGGAATTCTATGACTGACCTGTCATTGTAcatgggcaattccacagtaacggaATTACGCTGAGACTCacttttttcactttaaaatgtatgaaaAACAAAAACTATTGATTTCAATGTTTAACAAACAATACAAGTATATGCACAATGGCTACTTTGAACAACTTAGTAAATAATCATAGTGGAAAAACTgtacagatgcaaagtttggtaacagaattactgtAAAATCTCCCTAAGTTTTAA contains:
- the LOC112256827 gene encoding TNF receptor-associated factor 3-like is translated as MSAGRNADVRELQIPLQHRSPSLAALSLAQRPWPSDPEAGFLPQHGGFWDHFIATPEPKYCCEACRLVLCNPRQTECGHRFCETCISEQLSKPNPVCPADMEPLFKDKIFRDVCCHREIMALRVYCRSEKNGCKEQMSLHQVMDHLNVCPYFEVPCPLGKCKEKMMRKDIPEHLSWKCKHRETTCEFCMHKMAMTELQKHKETVCPSFPVACPNHCTFPSILRSELTSHQHVCPKAHVTCSFIRFGCNFKGLNQDMRDHESSFASEHLRLMATRNTTLEAKMEDVKGELLERYKVLPGLSSRLSETESQYEEMRENNRQLEQKLTTMQNLMSSHSEKLLEMELELRSLRTIREEVETLRGTVESIRSRVATLEGGRGGAIPATHTLGSLETQLSRQDDMLSVHEIRLADMDLRFQVLETASFNGTLIWKIRDYKRRKQEAVASKTLSLYSQPFYTGYFGYKMCARVYLNGDGMGKGTHLSLFFVVMRGEYDALLLWPFKQKVTLMLMDQGPARKHLGDAFKPDPNSSSFRRPTAEMNIASGCPLFVAQTVLENGTYIKDDTIFIKVTVDTSDLPDP